The Mycolicibacterium flavescens genome has a segment encoding these proteins:
- the pspA gene encoding phage shock protein A (IM30) — MPGDTTPEHDQQPAVEAEVVDPKPESTTPVEPVDSGYTPGGVPTFDAVREKVETRYSTAIGASELAAETPEGRSVAEQYDERQRAAAERLEQIREQMRKQSDESQ, encoded by the coding sequence ATGCCGGGCGACACCACTCCGGAACACGATCAGCAACCCGCCGTCGAGGCCGAGGTCGTGGACCCGAAGCCCGAGTCCACCACGCCGGTCGAGCCCGTCGACAGCGGCTACACACCGGGTGGTGTGCCGACGTTCGACGCCGTGCGGGAGAAGGTCGAGACGCGCTACAGCACCGCGATCGGCGCCTCCGAGCTCGCGGCTGAAACCCCCGAGGGTCGAAGCGTCGCCGAGCAATACGACGAGCGCCAGCGAGCAGCGGCCGAGCGTCTCGAACAGATCCGCGAGCAGATGCGCAAACAGTCCGACGAATCTCAGTAG
- a CDS encoding Protein of uncharacterised function (DUF732), with amino-acid sequence MRGTIIFSAVVGVAMALGTAAPALADETDDIFVAVLEEEGIPFSTPKDAITLAHAVCDYVATGQKPEQVAVEISEPANWSLDQSGFFVGAATQSYCPS; translated from the coding sequence ATGCGCGGCACCATCATCTTCTCAGCGGTTGTCGGCGTCGCCATGGCGCTGGGCACAGCGGCACCGGCCCTCGCCGACGAGACCGACGACATCTTCGTCGCGGTGCTCGAAGAAGAGGGAATCCCGTTCTCGACACCCAAGGACGCAATCACCCTCGCCCACGCGGTATGTGACTACGTGGCCACCGGGCAGAAGCCCGAACAGGTCGCGGTCGAGATCAGCGAACCGGCCAACTGGAGCCTGGACCAGAGCGGGTTCTTCGTCGGTGCCGCGACCCAGTCTTACTGCCCGTCGTAG